Genomic segment of Prionailurus viverrinus isolate Anna chromosome B4, UM_Priviv_1.0, whole genome shotgun sequence:
CTCAGAGCTGGATTGCTGCGTTTCGCTTCGCAGGCAGGAGTTTTTGGAGAGAGGTGAACATGTCTGGTCGTGGAAAGCAGGGCGGCAAAGTGCGGGCAAAGGCTAAATCTCGGTCCTCCCGCGCGGGCCTCCAGTTCCCGGTCGGTCGAGTACACAGACTGCTGCGCAAAGGTAACTACGCGGAGCGAGTAGGCGCTGGGGCGCCCGTGTACCTGGCGGCGGTGTTGGAGTACTTGACAGCGGAGATCCTGGAGTTGGCTGGCAATGCCGCTCGTGACAACAAGAAGACCAGAATAATCCCTCGCCACCTGCAACTCGCCATCCGCAACGACGAGGAGCTAAACAAGCTGTTGGGGAAAGTCACCATTGCTCAGGGCGGCGTCCTGCCCAACATCCAGGCCGTGCTGCTGCCCAAGAAGACGGAGAGTCAAAAGGCGAAGAGCAAGTGATCCTGACGCCACCACAGGGGAGCTGGCTTTCCCAGCAAAGGCTCTTTTCATAACCGCCCGCAGTATTTTTCAATATACTCGATGTCATGGAAGGCTGGCGGGATATAGTGGGGAGGTGGGCGGCGAGGGGCCCGCCAAGTCCAGGGCCAATAAAGTCGGTGAAAATCGTGTGGTGGAGAGAGCTATGTAGTCTCGGGGACCTTCCG
This window contains:
- the LOC125171304 gene encoding histone H2A.J; the protein is MSGRGKQGGKVRAKAKSRSSRAGLQFPVGRVHRLLRKGNYAERVGAGAPVYLAAVLEYLTAEILELAGNAARDNKKTRIIPRHLQLAIRNDEELNKLLGKVTIAQGGVLPNIQAVLLPKKTESQKAKSK